In Salinigranum marinum, one DNA window encodes the following:
- a CDS encoding prenyltransferase: MDTSTSASQSTASSTDEDGETARVGPGATARYLLTLSRPRFWLYLAGPVVVGVTAAATTPAALFDPLAVALFAYFLLPANLFLYGVNDVFDADVDAENPKKEGREARWQGGRSVVAAVVVSGLLGVGLFAFTPALAWPYLVGFFVLAVGYSAPPLRFKTTPLLDSASNGLYILPGAAAYAALSGTHPPPPALAGAWLWTMGMHTFSAIPDIEPDREAGIRTTATVLGEEWTYAYCGAAWLGAAVAFAPVDARVSVLLLAYPVVVFVLYWSDVPTDRAYWWYPALNTLVGMALTMGMLWRLLYG, translated from the coding sequence ATGGACACGAGCACGTCGGCATCGCAGTCGACCGCCTCGTCGACCGACGAGGACGGCGAGACCGCACGCGTCGGGCCCGGCGCGACCGCCCGTTACCTCCTGACGCTGTCGCGACCGCGCTTTTGGCTCTATCTCGCTGGGCCGGTCGTCGTCGGCGTCACCGCCGCGGCGACGACGCCCGCCGCGCTGTTCGACCCGCTCGCGGTCGCGCTGTTCGCGTACTTCCTCCTGCCGGCGAACCTCTTTCTGTACGGCGTCAACGACGTGTTCGACGCCGATGTCGACGCCGAGAACCCGAAGAAGGAGGGTCGAGAAGCGCGCTGGCAGGGCGGGCGGAGCGTCGTCGCCGCCGTCGTCGTCTCGGGGCTCCTCGGTGTCGGACTCTTCGCCTTCACCCCCGCGCTGGCGTGGCCGTACCTCGTCGGCTTCTTCGTTCTCGCCGTCGGGTACAGTGCTCCTCCGTTGCGGTTCAAAACGACACCACTCCTCGACTCGGCGTCGAACGGGCTGTATATCCTCCCGGGCGCGGCGGCGTACGCGGCGCTCTCGGGGACGCATCCGCCGCCTCCGGCGCTCGCGGGGGCATGGCTCTGGACGATGGGGATGCACACCTTCTCGGCGATCCCAGACATCGAACCCGACCGCGAGGCGGGGATCAGAACGACGGCGACCGTCCTCGGCGAGGAGTGGACGTACGCCTACTGCGGCGCGGCGTGGCTGGGCGCGGCGGTCGCGTTCGCCCCGGTCGACGCCCGCGTGTCGGTGCTCCTCCTCGCGTACCCGGTCGTGGTGTTCGTCCTCTACTGGTCGGACGTGCCGACCGACCGCGCCTACTGGTGGTACCCCGCGCTGAACACCCTCGTCGGGATGGCCCTGACCATGGGGATGCTCTGGAGGCTCCTCTATGGATAG
- the cruF gene encoding bisanhydrobacterioruberin hydratase, producing the protein MDRRALEARIDRLVVDNRFTISVFFPLNGAVLLVASAEGLLPPPLSFNPLLILLGTLVMRSPLVAGVLPLVNRRAALAVGALVAYSYGIEYLGVHTGVPYGEFFYGVDLGPTLAGVPLGLPVFFIPLVMNAYLLVALLLGERARSRPLRLVSVIAAVLAMDLVLDPGAVALGFWVYPDGGLYYGVPLSNYVGWVLSATVAVVALDVAFSRRALLRRLSETEFMLDDLVSFVILWGAINAWFGNWVPVLVACGFGVGLVRTERFDSRLLRVPRPQLSRFW; encoded by the coding sequence ATGGATAGGCGCGCGCTCGAAGCCCGGATCGACCGGCTCGTCGTCGACAACCGCTTCACCATCTCGGTGTTCTTCCCGCTGAACGGGGCCGTCCTCCTCGTGGCCAGCGCCGAGGGACTGCTCCCGCCGCCGCTGTCGTTCAACCCTCTGTTGATCCTCCTCGGCACGCTCGTCATGCGGTCGCCGCTCGTCGCGGGCGTCCTCCCGCTCGTCAACAGGCGGGCGGCGCTCGCCGTCGGCGCGCTCGTCGCGTACTCGTACGGGATCGAGTATCTCGGCGTCCACACGGGCGTCCCCTACGGCGAGTTCTTCTACGGCGTCGACCTCGGCCCGACCCTCGCGGGGGTGCCGCTCGGGCTCCCCGTCTTCTTCATCCCGCTGGTGATGAACGCCTACCTGCTCGTCGCGCTCCTCCTGGGCGAGCGGGCGCGGTCGCGACCGCTCCGCCTCGTGAGCGTCATCGCCGCCGTGTTGGCGATGGATCTCGTCCTCGACCCCGGCGCGGTCGCGCTTGGCTTCTGGGTCTACCCCGACGGCGGCCTCTACTACGGGGTGCCGCTGTCGAACTACGTCGGCTGGGTCCTGTCGGCGACGGTCGCGGTGGTCGCGCTCGACGTCGCCTTCTCCAGGCGGGCGCTCCTCCGGCGGCTCTCGGAGACGGAGTTCATGCTCGACGACCTCGTGAGCTTCGTCATCCTCTGGGGGGCGATCAACGCCTGGTTCGGCAACTGGGTGCCCGTCCTCGTCGCCTGCGGCTTCGGTGTCGGACTCGTCCGCACCGAGCGGTTCGACTCGCGCCTGCTCCGCGTGCCGCGACCGCAACTGAGCCGCTTTTGGTAG
- a CDS encoding phytoene/squalene synthase family protein — protein sequence MVNTRQVEQSKRIQRRTGKTFHLATRLLPQRVRHATYVLYAFFRVADEVVDTTDPAPPDEQRAELDRLRAEALGEREATDEVLAAFCEVRDDVGIDDADVEVFIDAMRTDIDTSRYETYEELEAYMDGSAAAVGRMMTAVMDPDERERALPYATALGEAFQMSNFLRDVREDVVERDRIYLPRETLHRHGVSGQEVKNFAFTEGFRAVMRDELGRTEELYREGVAGIKYLPDDCQFAVLLAAVLYADHHRAIRRRDYDVLSETPSLSTGRKLWLLARTRLMWTRTKDPETVFRRVSVVPYPGGRAGGVEQRPGGGRGHRVAAWVRDLI from the coding sequence ATGGTGAACACAAGACAGGTCGAGCAGAGCAAGCGGATCCAGCGACGGACCGGTAAGACGTTCCACCTCGCGACACGCCTGCTCCCACAGCGCGTCAGGCACGCCACGTACGTTCTCTACGCGTTCTTCCGCGTGGCCGACGAGGTGGTCGACACGACCGATCCCGCACCGCCCGACGAACAGCGGGCCGAACTCGACCGACTACGCGCGGAGGCGCTCGGCGAGCGCGAGGCCACGGACGAGGTGCTCGCCGCCTTCTGTGAGGTCCGCGATGACGTCGGGATCGACGACGCGGACGTCGAGGTGTTCATCGACGCGATGCGAACCGACATCGACACGAGTCGGTACGAGACCTACGAGGAACTGGAGGCGTACATGGACGGATCGGCCGCGGCCGTCGGGCGGATGATGACGGCGGTGATGGACCCCGACGAGCGCGAGCGGGCGCTTCCGTACGCGACCGCCCTCGGCGAGGCGTTCCAGATGTCGAACTTCCTCCGCGACGTGCGCGAGGACGTCGTCGAGCGCGACCGGATCTACCTCCCCCGCGAGACGCTCCACCGCCACGGCGTGAGTGGGCAGGAGGTCAAGAACTTCGCGTTCACCGAGGGCTTTCGGGCAGTGATGCGGGACGAACTCGGCCGCACCGAGGAACTCTACCGGGAGGGCGTCGCCGGCATCAAATACCTCCCCGACGACTGCCAGTTCGCCGTCCTGCTCGCGGCGGTGTTGTACGCCGACCACCACCGGGCCATCCGCCGCCGCGACTACGACGTGCTCTCGGAGACGCCCTCGCTCTCGACGGGGCGGAAGCTCTGGTTGCTCGCGCGGACCCGGCTGATGTGGACCCGGACGAAAGACCCCGAGACCGTCTTCCGCCGCGTCAGCGTCGTCCCGTACCCCGGTGGGCGCGCCGGCGGGGTCGAACAGCGTCCCGGCGGCGGGCGCGGCCACCGGGTCGCCGCGTGGGTCCGCGATCTGATCTGA
- a CDS encoding HVO_2523 family zinc finger protein, giving the protein MQEQIRGRPCPLCGAGMNHRHCKYVCPEHGVVYDCSDTFW; this is encoded by the coding sequence ATGCAGGAGCAGATCCGGGGTCGGCCCTGCCCACTCTGTGGGGCGGGGATGAACCATCGTCACTGCAAGTACGTCTGTCCCGAACACGGGGTCGTCTACGACTGCAGCGATACGTTCTGGTGA
- a CDS encoding molybdopterin-dependent oxidoreductase, producing the protein MSSSSGQSTPRSWRRRAIDATVAFAVGVGAVAGSYAAVGPTPGFVAAPVATWVTARTPDAVVTWAILTLGSLGQSLGFVLALALTVGGLAVVGGMASRLGRAAGGDRLPVVIAGGVAVLAATLALTSAPLSALGAGLGAGLVLLAADWSALVGTDDGTTPERRGFLRVVAATVAVAGGGAFVGSRARTGATGDTSGAESGSMAGLTGDAVVDGLLGAASDRTLDLPDLDPLVSREFYQVDINSVDPDLSSDDWSLRVTGAVDEERAFGYDELTSRPAEHRFVTLQCVGDALNGKKIDTALWTGVPIAELLPDLPDECCVMLRAADDYYEEFPMAALRNGFLAYRMNGRSLPRGHGHPVRALIPGHWGEINVKWLTEIEVLEEEVDGYWEERGWHGTGPVNTVAKLHSVSATDTGVRVGGHAYAGTRGIDRVAVSTDGGNSWAEATLSEPLPGAVDAATGDSLRETATDAWRMWSHEYAATEPHEVVVRAVDGSGTVQTETEQRAFPRGATGWVSQQVDPRRL; encoded by the coding sequence ATGAGCTCATCTTCGGGGCAGTCGACACCGCGGTCGTGGCGGCGACGGGCGATCGACGCCACGGTCGCGTTCGCCGTCGGCGTCGGCGCGGTCGCCGGATCGTACGCGGCGGTCGGTCCGACTCCGGGGTTCGTCGCCGCCCCGGTCGCGACCTGGGTGACCGCGCGTACGCCGGACGCGGTCGTCACCTGGGCGATCCTGACGCTCGGGAGTCTGGGTCAGTCGCTCGGGTTCGTTCTCGCGCTCGCGCTGACCGTTGGGGGCCTCGCCGTCGTCGGTGGGATGGCCTCCCGTCTCGGCCGGGCGGCCGGCGGCGACCGGCTCCCGGTGGTCATCGCGGGCGGTGTCGCCGTCCTCGCCGCCACCCTCGCGCTCACGTCCGCGCCTCTCTCGGCGCTCGGCGCGGGGCTCGGCGCGGGACTCGTCCTCCTCGCCGCCGACTGGTCGGCGCTTGTGGGCACCGACGACGGGACGACGCCGGAGCGCCGCGGCTTCCTCCGCGTCGTCGCCGCGACGGTCGCCGTCGCCGGCGGTGGCGCGTTCGTCGGCTCCCGCGCGCGAACCGGCGCAACCGGCGACACGAGCGGGGCGGAGAGCGGCTCGATGGCCGGGTTGACGGGTGACGCGGTCGTTGACGGCCTCCTCGGAGCCGCGTCCGACCGGACGCTCGACCTCCCCGACCTCGACCCGCTCGTCTCCCGGGAGTTCTACCAGGTCGACATCAACAGCGTCGACCCCGATCTCTCGTCCGACGACTGGTCGCTCCGCGTGACCGGCGCGGTCGACGAGGAGCGCGCGTTCGGCTACGACGAACTCACGAGCCGGCCCGCCGAACACCGCTTCGTCACGCTCCAGTGCGTCGGCGACGCGCTCAACGGGAAGAAGATCGACACCGCCCTGTGGACGGGCGTCCCGATCGCGGAACTGCTCCCGGACCTCCCCGACGAGTGCTGTGTGATGCTCCGGGCGGCCGACGACTACTACGAGGAGTTCCCGATGGCCGCACTCAGAAACGGCTTCCTGGCTTATCGGATGAACGGCCGGTCGCTCCCGCGCGGTCACGGCCACCCGGTCCGGGCGCTCATCCCCGGGCACTGGGGGGAGATCAACGTCAAGTGGCTCACCGAGATCGAAGTGCTGGAGGAGGAGGTCGACGGCTACTGGGAGGAGCGCGGCTGGCACGGGACCGGTCCGGTCAACACCGTGGCGAAGCTCCACTCGGTCTCCGCGACCGACACCGGCGTCCGGGTGGGCGGTCACGCCTACGCGGGCACCCGCGGCATCGACCGCGTCGCGGTGTCGACCGACGGCGGCAACTCCTGGGCCGAGGCGACGCTCTCGGAACCCCTCCCCGGAGCCGTCGACGCCGCGACGGGCGACTCCCTGCGCGAGACCGCCACCGACGCCTGGCGCATGTGGTCTCACGAGTACGCCGCGACGGAGCCACACGAGGTGGTCGTCCGTGCGGTCGACGGATCGGGCACCGTCCAGACGGAGACCGAACAGCGCGCGTTCCCGCGCGGGGCGACCGGCTGGGTCTCCCAGCAGGTCGACCCACGGAGATTATAA
- a CDS encoding winged helix-turn-helix domain-containing protein has protein sequence MEKALWYLLTATRGGENRVRLIRALSERPRNANKLAEELDVSYKTVRHHLDMLEDHGIVEGGGNEYGKLYFLTDQFEHNRETFEHITEHME, from the coding sequence ATGGAGAAGGCGCTCTGGTATCTGCTCACGGCGACACGTGGCGGTGAGAACCGCGTCCGGCTCATCCGTGCGCTATCGGAGCGTCCGCGCAACGCGAACAAACTCGCGGAGGAACTCGACGTGAGCTACAAGACCGTCCGCCATCACCTCGACATGCTCGAAGACCACGGCATCGTGGAGGGCGGCGGCAACGAGTACGGCAAGCTCTACTTCCTCACGGACCAGTTCGAGCACAACCGCGAGACCTTCGAGCACATCACGGAGCACATGGAGTAG